In Clostridium sp. 'White wine YQ', the DNA window CTCTCAGGTATTTCCAGTTCAAACTCGAATAAAGGTATCCAAGATGCCAGTTCCTCACGTACTTCATCCAGCGTCTCGAAGAAAGGAGACGGGCAAAGCAGACTGACAAAAAAGTTGGGTATCCGCTGCCTGGTGGAAACGGTAAAACCCGCTTCTTCTACAACGCAGGCAATTTGCCGTTCACGATAGATGAGTGTTCCATTCAGCTTAGGGCTAAATATCTGAAGGAAACGCTGTCGTCGCGTAAAGGCCTCGTCAGGTGTATCTGCTAAGACCGTACCCTCCAGTATGATGTTTCGCATATCCAGTGTAGAGGAAATATAAAAAGCACCGTCCTGATCCGGTGCCTTGAAGGTATTAACGGTCTGACGTATGTTGCCTGTGCCTTCTATCTTGGTAAGGAAATACGGGCGGCTTTGTTTGAGCGTAATACTTCTGCCATCAGCATTAATATAAGTAAGTTCCACAGTCAGACCTCCTTTATAATTCAAGAGCCAGCTTACGGGAGAGGTTTTTGAACTCCCGTGCCAGTTCTTTTTCAGATAGAGCCCTTGGTGTCACCACCGAGAGATTTTGCGTGATGCTTGTGCCGGTAGCACTGCCTTGTCCTGACAAACCTCTATAATTCAAATCGAAGTTTGTAGGTACCGCATTTTGCATATCCCTTGAAACTGCTGTCATTGCATCCTCAAAGCCCACACCGATGCCTTCGCCCATATTGCGGCCAATCCCAGCAAATAGAGTTGAAGGGGAGTTGATACCGAAGAAGTTCTTAATCTTCGATACCACATTACCGAAAA includes these proteins:
- a CDS encoding phage tail family protein, whose protein sequence is MELTYINADGRSITLKQSRPYFLTKIEGTGNIRQTVNTFKAPDQDGAFYISSTLDMRNIILEGTVLADTPDEAFTRRQRFLQIFSPKLNGTLIYRERQIACVVEEAGFTVSTRQRIPNFFVSLLCPSPFFETLDEVREELASWIPLFEFELEIPESGMEFGMRQPSQIITVDNIGDVSCGCEIVFQALGTVTNPELLNIDTGEYIRLLTTMNTGDELRVYTHFAGKRVVSINGSVVTNAFSLLDTNSVFFQLAAGINTLRYDASANMELLEVSIYYRPQFLGV